One segment of Nostoc flagelliforme CCNUN1 DNA contains the following:
- a CDS encoding DUF6930 domain-containing protein has translation MTSFNRSTSRRLKKLTQIPSVWEGDRRPLSSPNQYSDSEEKGECILWVDYSQGVVRGMDVVASDIGPEAIVRTLMQAMEHPHSPARPARPQRIVVKDREIQFYLRGVLQDLDIAIDYAPELPLIDELFRGFADILDSQTPDLPPQYAQILREKAFAIWQAAPWEFLEEQQILSIEINKWDVGTLYASVMGMLGMEYGILFYRSEESLKQFRAAVLTDEESTEHLEEAFLKQDCLFLTFESSDETDEDEDEESDLADLPLSEIDPTFGNIHPLEGLRSVLYDEEALVIFVAIESLSRFIRDHRRQLHEDIFPTLSRRYRISLPQSEESTKSVPVTVSTMPQLAAELEEMAGFDVDDEESENLDSPNFQSLQDDLIPEDSFLSLGVVSWEMLEYLRKGVSYHAAGEIKQVGDGLPVILIQTSRPKAKTVIERIEAIGGLRAICFNPGADPFDGDRYDLGLLQTQNGELFLFGEFLDEDPIHVEARKKWNQRCKNTKGYCGLIIAKGLTGASRGNPQLRDMMALFEARSLSPKDLGIGTLQLMPQLKFE, from the coding sequence AGGAAAAGGGAGAATGTATCCTTTGGGTAGATTACTCCCAAGGTGTGGTTCGAGGAATGGACGTGGTAGCTTCAGATATCGGCCCAGAAGCAATAGTTCGGACTTTAATGCAAGCAATGGAGCATCCCCACAGTCCGGCAAGACCTGCCAGACCTCAAAGAATTGTAGTCAAAGACCGCGAGATTCAATTTTACCTGCGGGGGGTGCTGCAAGATTTGGATATTGCCATTGACTACGCACCAGAACTGCCTTTAATTGACGAACTGTTTCGCGGGTTTGCCGACATCCTCGATAGTCAAACCCCCGACTTACCCCCACAGTATGCACAAATCTTGCGAGAGAAAGCATTTGCAATTTGGCAAGCAGCACCTTGGGAATTTTTGGAAGAACAGCAAATTTTGTCAATCGAGATTAATAAGTGGGATGTTGGCACACTCTACGCCTCAGTTATGGGAATGCTGGGAATGGAGTATGGGATTTTGTTTTATCGCTCAGAAGAGTCTTTGAAACAGTTTCGCGCCGCCGTTTTAACGGATGAAGAATCAACGGAGCATTTAGAAGAAGCCTTCCTCAAGCAAGATTGCCTGTTTCTCACCTTTGAGAGTAGTGACGAAACCGATGAAGATGAGGATGAAGAAAGTGATTTGGCGGATCTGCCATTATCAGAAATTGACCCAACTTTCGGTAATATCCACCCCTTAGAAGGACTACGTTCTGTTTTGTATGACGAAGAAGCACTTGTAATCTTCGTTGCGATCGAAAGCTTGAGTCGCTTTATTCGGGATCATCGTCGCCAGCTTCATGAGGACATCTTCCCTACCCTCAGCCGTCGCTATCGCATTTCTCTGCCGCAGTCAGAAGAATCAACTAAATCAGTGCCTGTTACAGTCTCTACCATGCCGCAGTTAGCAGCAGAATTAGAGGAAATGGCAGGCTTTGATGTCGATGATGAGGAGAGCGAAAACCTTGACTCCCCAAATTTCCAATCATTGCAAGATGACTTGATACCAGAAGATTCCTTCCTCAGCTTAGGTGTAGTGTCCTGGGAAATGTTGGAGTACCTGCGTAAGGGTGTCAGCTACCATGCGGCTGGTGAAATCAAACAAGTGGGTGACGGCTTGCCAGTGATTTTAATTCAAACTTCCCGACCCAAGGCTAAAACTGTAATTGAAAGAATTGAAGCAATAGGCGGACTGAGAGCAATTTGCTTTAATCCAGGTGCCGACCCCTTCGATGGCGATCGCTACGACCTGGGTTTATTGCAAACTCAAAATGGCGAATTGTTTTTATTCGGGGAATTTTTAGATGAAGATCCTATTCATGTAGAAGCCCGGAAAAAATGGAATCAGCGGTGTAAAAATACTAAGGGCTACTGTGGCTTAATCATTGCTAAAGGACTAACGGGAGCCTCTCGTGGCAATCCTCAATTACGAGATATGATGGCTTTGTTTGAAGCGCGATCGCTTTCACCTAAAGATTTAGGTATTGGCACTCTTCAACTGATGCCCCAACTTAAATTTGAATAG